In Topomyia yanbarensis strain Yona2022 chromosome 2, ASM3024719v1, whole genome shotgun sequence, one DNA window encodes the following:
- the LOC131682655 gene encoding CLIP domain-containing serine protease B15-like isoform X1, with product MKFLVLLIIYISFSAGLEVNESCTTPCNAPGKCVPVRNCTYARKIIQKPDATYRDSQYLVMSKCGILSESRPIPLVCCPSMLNPDQCGALDFANRITGGEVTELGEHPWVALLIYDLGGNRFVPKCGGSLLNSRYVLTAAHCIMDVPQKWKLHRVRFSEWNTISKENCTTVNDEEICRQDFEVDKIIVHPDYDLKVRNKLHDITILKLAEEVIFDKYVRPICLPLDPTVRQLPIDQNDFTVSGWGQTETAYRSAVQLHVDLLGRSNEICDEAFAIANIKLAETHICVGGEKGKDSCKGDSGGPLMRLVDGVWYQFGVVSFGSRFCGSENFPGIYTNVARYVDWIEETEREPLRG from the exons ATGAAGTTTCTAGTATTACTCATTATTTATATATCCTTCTCTGCGGGTTTGGAAGTCAACGAGTCCTGCACTACACCCTGCAATGCACCGGGAAAGTGTGTTCCTGTGCGAAATTGCACCTACGCTCGGAAGATTATTCAAAAACCAGACGCTACTTATCGGGATTCGCAGTATTTGGTGATGAGTAAATGTGGAATATTGTCAGAATCTCGACCAATACCATTG GTATGCTGTCCCAGCATGCTCAATCCGGATCAATGCGGAGCTCTTGACTTTGCCAACCGAATTACTGGAGGGGAAGTTACAGAGCTCGGAGAACATCCGTGGGTTGCGCTGCTCATATACGACTTGGGAGGGAATAGATTCGTACCAAAATGTGGAGGCTCATTGCTTAACTCGCGATATGTGTTAACAGCTGCTCACTGCATTATGGACGTGCCCCAAAAATGGAAATT GCACAGAGTTCGATTCAGCGAGTGGAACACCATCAGTAAGGAGAATTGTACCACCGTGAACGATGAAGAAATATGTCGACAGGATTTCGAAGTTGACAAAATAATCGTTCATCCCGATTACGATTTGAAAGTGAGAAACAAACTACACGACATTACCATCCTGAAGCTAGCAGAAGAAGTGATATTTGACAAGTATGTACGACCTATTTGTTTGCCACTGGATCCAACAGTAAGACAATTGCCTATAGACCAGAATGATTTCACAGTGTCTGGTTGGGGTCAGACTGAAACAG CATATAGAAGCGCCGTCCAATTACACGTTGATTTACTCGGAAGAAGTAACGAAATCTGCGATGAAGCTTTTGCTATAGCCAATATCAAACTAGCTGAAACTCACATCTGCGTGGGTGGTGAAAAGGGCAAGGACTCATGCAAAGGAGATTCTGGTGGACCATTGATGAGGTTGGTGGATGGCGTGTGGTATCAGTTCGGTGTAGTTAGTTTTGGCTCTAGATTTTGTGGCTCGGAAAATTTTCCTGGAATCTACACCAATGTGGCGAGATACGTGGATTGGATAGAAGAAACTGAACGAGAACCATTGCGAGGCTAG